DNA sequence from the Candidatus Equadaptatus faecalis genome:
AAGCATATCTCGGAGCACATCTTGGACTTGGCTACAAATGGTCGCTCAAAGACAACTCAAACATAGACACCTACGTCAAATACCTCTGGAACAGACAGAACAGCGACAGTCCGGTAATAGACGGCGAACAGTTTGACCTTGACGCGATAAACAGCCACAGACTTCGCGCGGGCTTCCGCTACAACAGCAAAGAAAACGAAAACGGCGTGAAATTCTTCGGCGGACTTGCCTACGAATACGAATTTGACGGAGCTGCCAAAGGACACATGGGCGA
Encoded proteins:
- a CDS encoding autotransporter domain-containing protein; translated protein: AYLGAHLGLGYKWSLKDNSNIDTYVKYLWNRQNSDSPVIDGEQFDLDAINSHRLRAGFRYNSKENENGVKFFGGLAYEYEFDGAAKGHMGEYALLEPDFKGGSGMAELGIKYHKANSPWKVELGVTGYTGKRDSIGANLNAWYEFGK